CACGATATCCGGCCGAAGGTTTGCCAAATCAGCGTTCGTACACTTATCCTGTAGTGACGATTTGGTTTCTGAGTCTTAGAGGGTGGAAAGCACTCTAATCCTGGATAATTGTACTATCGGTGACCCACTGCTCTATGGCCTGGATGGAGGTCACGGTCCCTGTAGCACCCATCGAAATATATAAAACGGGATTCACTATTGGCGGAAGTCTCAATATCAGCGCATGTCTGCTATCGGCAACTGTGGTGACAGGCAAAAAACACTCTTGGTTCACTAAATTTGGCTGGCACGAATCGTGGCGGCTGTTATGACCCATTTCCAGGTGGTCTGTGCTCTATCGCACAAGTGGCAAATAATTGACAGTACTTGGAATATCTACGCGAGAGGCAGtcatttcattttcctaCTTAATCTCCGGTAGGGCTTCTAATAAGGATACCACATAAAAGTACCTGCTAGGAGAAAGTCGACGCGGTGCAGTTAGTTCCCCATGTGGCCACGCTGGACCTAGGCGGGTGCACAATAGAGACCAGCATGCTCAGCACAGCGAACTCAAGCTTCAGCTTTATGCTGTAAACCGTAGCCTTGAAGATAACCTGCGTAAAATAAAACCCTAGGTACTCGAGGATCACGAGCGATATATCCATGACAATGGCCATGATGTTGATAATCACCAGCTCGTACAGAATTTTGTGTCGTCGTTTATCTTCGTCTGGACTAAGTCGAATCATGCAAATAGTGTACCAGATATATATTAGGGAAATGCAGGTCTCCTGCACGGCAAACCAGGTTACCTGGATCCGTTCTATAGCCTCGAATCCCTGCACCCATGGAAGCGACTGTGGCATGTAGCTCGAGCCGACGTTCAACACTATTGTTGGAACAACGATCGTGAGCAGACTCCATATTATCAACCAGCGCACGAAGGCAAGGACCAATTTATTTTGTGACACCAAGTGTAGCCGTGAGTAGAGCACCACAGATTGATTCGGGACCATCATTATAAACCCAAGATTCGACAACACCATACTCAGCCATAGCGGTATGAGATCGAAGAACTGCAAGGACGGTCCGATAGTTGCGGGGATAACACCGAGCACAGTGGATGTCATCAGCGCCCAGAAATATAAACTGCTGTAGCGGTGGAAGCTTAGCGGGATGAGCACGACCAGCTCGACGGCATTATAGAGGGCGATGGACATGAACACGACAATGCTGATTCCTAGAGCGTGGTTCCCCGGACCAGAGCCAAACAGCGAGGTCGGCTCTGTGCGGGACATGGTATAATGGCGGTGGACGAGGTGACAAACAGCACGGTAGGCATTGTGGGTGTCCAACACATCTAATGCGTCTCATCGAGGCAGAAAGAAAGTTGGTTAAACAGCACGAGAATCTGTTTTATACCAGTACTCAAGTTCCGGCCGCTGAGCCAAATACAGTTTTCCTGGGGAAGTTGTCACGAGGTCACTTCCCCAGAGAACTTAAACTGCACCACTGACCCTCTGTGGCCAATAGGTTTCCAACTTTCAACATAATTCACTTTGCTAGTGCTCCTGGGCTTTTCTGTATTCGGGAGTTAGGCGATGCTAAAATGAAGTCGTACGTCATCAACTCTAAGCTTAAATTTCCCAGCATGGATAAATAGTAACACAACCTGGCAGGTGAAGATTGCCTGTAGTATGATCTGAGACAAGTCGTGTAGCTCTCCATAAAAAGGCGATTGAAGACTGATAACCCCGAGACAATGATGCAAGGATACATAAGCCCAGAAGATGAAAAATACAACTGCCCCTGGTTGACTAGAGGGCCAGCAGATCACCCCGGATAGTTGACACAGCTCCGTACCCAACGATGGGAGGAGAGGAATCGGCTTCTTCGATGTCGGAGGGGTTCACATATAGACGGCGAGGCCAGTGTGGTAATTAAGGCCTTTGTGCAAACCAAACGCCGCTGCCGAAACATTTAGATGCATGACATCAACTGCCGCAAAACCAGCCTGCTGTGTCATATTCACAAGGACATGAATCCCTCTCGGGCGGTACACCTCGCGAATGTTCTTAACATCGTTCTTTTATCCACTATAGAGCCTAAGGGCACTGAGGCCGATGGCGCGAGTTCGGCCATCAACAAACGGGGGCGAAGGTCTCTGCATTGGCCGCGACAACCATACCCGTCTCAATCATTTCAGGAATAGTAGGGACTTGTCAGATCTCTAGTCCCATGGCGCGAAGAGCCATCCAGCCATATGCATCGTTGGGATGTTCTGAGTCCAGGATCACTTGTCTCCTGGCTTGAAACTGATACTGCGGATAAAGCTGTTCAGGCCTTCGGTCGTGTCACGCATGAGAGCAATCGATGTAACATCGGCACTGATGTATCGAGCGATCAGTTCCCGGACCTTCTCAGCATTTCCTTGCCAACCAGGCATTTGATCAGGGCAAAGCAGAGACTGTGAGGTGACCTCATTGAATGCAGCATGAATGAAACATTTGAGGATAGTTGGAAACCAGAATTAAGATATGTCAGTTCCTCGCGCGCAACGAGAGGGACGAGCTGACGGAAAATATTGAAGTTCCACATAGTTGGTTAGCTTATGTATAGTGCAGAGTCCTGAAATTTGGACACCTCGGGGTAAGGAGGCCAATCGCACTGATAATCAGTTGAGATACAGTTTACCAATATTTTATTCTACTTCTGTTTTATCATATCCatgtatcaatcaatctcttCACGATCCCTAAACATCCCTCCCTCTTTTAAAAGACGAATGTCCTGCTCATCACCCTCGGCAGCTTCGACGAGAGATTCCTTTCGCTGGGCGGCTTTCCGAACCGCATCTTCGTATAGATCATTGCTCACCCAACCATCCTCATTGATGCTAATTTCGTCCCGCCAGTAGTTCACAAGTTTGTTCAAGTCAAACAACATTTGCCCTTTCTCGGCGAACCCTTTCAATTCTGCATCTGTGAACTCCCCCGGACACTCTATCCCTCTTGTGTCGGGCAAGTGAGGCCAGTAGCGAACCATTCGAACCAGCGCCCCCTTTAGAGTCATGACGTCTCCATTCCAATGCCTGCCCGCCCTATCTACGAGATGTTGACGGGGCAAAATAATAGGGTCTCGAAGAGCCTGCAGATGTGGTTTATCCAGGTGGCCGTTGAATATGCGGTAGTAGTGGAAGAGGAGACGGTGTCGATAAAGTGTTCTTCGGGCAGCCTAAAGATATGCAACGTTTAAACACGTGCTCAAAGGGTCGATCTATGTTGCCTATTTCGGAGCTGCCCTTTGCTGTCATGGATCCAGCGTGTAGTCATCTGGTTTGTGCATCCACCATATACTACTGCCCAAGTATGTAGGTGAGTTCGGGGTCTAACCTTTAGTCCATATTCCGCAGTAAAGCTCGGCCCTAAGGTATAATTTAGGCTTCATCGGCAAGCCTCCCCTCATCTGGCATGGCTTAAAATCCACCAGGCCTCCGGGGCTAATCCGCTGAGAAGATACGACTAGCTTTGGCAATTTTGACAAAGTGGTACCGTGGCACTAGCATGTACCAGAGAATCCTTTATTCTGTCCCCACATTAACGACTTCCAGCAATAGGGGGACTGAAGAGTCCGAGAAAGCTCAAACAAGCCCTTCCTTATTGCACATTGCACTCGCACTCACTTCCTCTTGATTCGATCTGGAAGGAGTAGAGCCAGGATCTTTTTGGAGAGGCTCTATTAGGGGCAAGAGGCCAGGATCTATGTTTTATGTGCTTGTTCAGCGTCAGGTGGCATGATTGAAGACTTGGAGCTCTTATGACAAAGATAGGGGCCACATCCATTGGGCAAAGGAACGCCAAGCTTCCATCCGCATACTATTAAAATGAGTTGCATCGAGGCTGACTACGAAAGCAGGAATAATGGCTAGGAGTCCCATGACAACGTTTTTCTGATGGAAAAATGTCCATGTAATTTGGCTCTCAATTGTTTCATTTCGCAGTTCATCTGCACACCGAAAGGGTTGATCTTTGAGGGTATCCAACAagaatacggagtatggcGTGGGTGCTGTGCAACTGCGCCCCCATCCAAGAGCCTTACCAGCCAAGGTATAGGGTGAAGATGAGTCAGaaaagaggacgaagatCAGAGGCAGACCCACACTAAAGAAGGTTGTGCACGGGggccaaaaagaaaggagtaTCCCACCCATTTGACCCTGGCCTTTAAGGGTTTGTGCTAATGCAGGCGAACCTCGTATTAGACCCAACACGAAACTCTTCAGAACAGACCAACATTCCTGGGGTAAACAGCGAATAGGTCATAAAGCAAACGAATCTACGTTCTGACCACCTTTCCGATGACATGCTTGGCCATCGTATTTCCCAGACCTAATCTAAAAACGGCAAACGATCGGCCTAAAAGAAGTACCTAAATTAAAGGTAATATGGTTACTCCTACAGCCTCAGCCGAGCCTTCGGTCACAAGTTAAATTGCCCGCACCCACAAGGCATACCCTGCTTGAGCCTCGTAAAATCCCGCGCCAATCTATGACAGTTCACTCTAATGACTATCAGTGGGTTTCATGGGCGTCTCTGAATGGCCCACCTTTGAGGCGGCGTTCATGATAGGAAATTACCCTACGCCCGAAGGTATCTGATTGGGTTTCTAGAAATAGTATCGATGTGTAGAGTCTGAGGCGATGACCAAGTTTAATTCAAGGATTATAGGATTGTATTGGGAATGAACTTCAATATAATTAGAGAAGTAGTCAGTTAGCTCTTCCTGCAAATTTTCCTCTTTCCGTCCTCAAATATCGCCCAGTCATTCCAAAGCCTTTAGGAAACATCCTTTGCTCCTATCCATATTAACCATGGAGAAAGTACCACCCAGTATGTTGAACTTCCAGCCCTGGCTGTGGACTGATCCTCTCACTAACGCTGGCCATGACAGCCCCCGTCCCCGTCTTCGACCAACAACCTGAATTCTACCACCCCCAGCCAGCCGCTCCTCCAAATGCCCACGTCCAATCTCCAGTACATGATCCCAACATGATGGCCGCACCACAGCCATACGTCTACGCCGCTGGCGGTCATCCAAGTGGATACAACGCTGCGACCCCGTTACATGCTTTACAACGCGGCCCTACCCCGGTTGATTGCCCCATCTGCGGAGTACGTGAGATGACCAGAACTGAGGCAGAGTCAGGAAACACAACACAGTACGTACATTGATTTTGAGAGTCGCAGAGTAGGGCAAGGGCTAACGAGGCACAGTGGATGGGCTGCCGTTATTTGTTGCTGTTTCTGTCTGGGATGTATCCCATACCTGATGTCCTCTCTGAAAGACTACAACCATTACTGTGGTCAGTGTGGCACTATGCTGGCTACCTGGCATAACAGTGGAAGAGTTGAGGTGCATCAGAATGTGAGACAATAAAGCGGTGTATTTGCTTGTGTTTATACATTCTCGTGTCTTGGGTCGGCGTTCGGGAAACATGTCACCACGGTTGATACCATTTTTATATAAGGGAGCATATGCTATGCAAATAATGTTAAAATTGATTCCAGTAACAGAAAAACCATTATCCATGCAAAGCAACTCTAGGAACTCCATGAATTATTTTCCTTGTCCTTTTCAATGGACTGTTCAGGAAAATAGCGATCGTAAAAGATCACTAAGCAAAGCTTTATCTTATCAGTGGACACGATAAGATTTGACGCCATTTCCCCATATCATGGCGAGTCTCCACACGAAATCACTTCCTACACTTCATGCCAATGCTCGTGTCGTAGTATTAACGCAACAATGCCTCCAGATCGAGGTCGCGCTTCTCGTGCGTGCGTCTCCTGtcgaaaacaaaagacaaGATGCTACGAATCAGGCACTGGAGGGCGACCATGTCTCCGATGCGAACGCCTGCAGCAGAGATGTTCATTTGAGCATCAGCCAGCCTCTGCACGGGAGGACACAGTTTCCCACACCACTAGTGTAGATGCAAGGTAATTCCATTTCTGGCGACTTTCAAGATGTACGCTGTTAATATAATGAAGGATAGAGCAACT
This window of the Aspergillus flavus chromosome 8, complete sequence genome carries:
- a CDS encoding putative lipopolysaccharide-induced transcription factor (regulating tumor necrosis factor alpha), whose amino-acid sequence is MEKVPPTPVPVFDQQPEFYHPQPAAPPNAHVQSPVHDPNMMAAPQPYVYAAGGHPSGYNAATPLHALQRGPTPVDCPICGVREMTRTEAESGNTTHGWAAVICCCFCLGCIPYLMSSLKDYNHYCGQCGTMLATWHNSGRVEVHQNVRQ